The bacterium genomic interval TTGGGTCTACGGGTGCGATTAAACAGGCGGTAATGGCTAATCAAGGGGTGTCGATTGTCAATCAACAAAGTGTGAGAAACGAATTAAACTCAAAATTATTAATCGAAGTCCCCATTGAGAATTTCGAGCTTTATAAAGAGTTTTATTTAATCCTTCACCGAAGAAAAACTAAATCCCGTTCTTTAGAAGTGTTCCTCCAATTCCTCAAGCAATATTAATAGGTTCCAAAGCCAATTTATTCGCCTTGTTTATTACCAGGATTTTAGCCGTGGTATCTTTTTTTAGCCAATTGTCTATAATTCTTTGTGGGTCATCGGTAGGTATAGTGCCAATCTCTTGCAAATCTTGATGATTGTAGTCAGAATAGACATAGATTTTATTTACCCTTTGGAGGTAGTTTTTAAATCTAAATGCCTTATAAAAACCAAAGTCAACATCTCTTTCTTTAATCTTATAGGCAATATCCTCATAATCCATTTTTAAAAGAGATAAAAGTTCCTGATTATGATGTATTCCTTCACTTAACTTTGCTATCCAGAGAACCTCTGTATCCTTTCTGACAAGTTTTTTGGTCAATTCTAATGCCCTTTGAGCTACATAAAATGTCTTATCCTCACCTTTCCCCGGGCTGACAACAAGGTATTTAGTCGGGCTTGCCTCAAAACGCATATATTTATCCACCATTTTAATACCTTCTTGTGTCACCTCTTTTACCTCACCTGCCTTTGCCCAAATTATCTCCTTATTACCTACAAAATTTAAGGCAAATACATATCTATCTTTAACTATTAACTCCATTCCTTCTAACATATCTTCGCTGATGGGATTTTGTCTTTTTTGAGGTAATGGGTGCCAGGGATGCCGACCATAGATAGAATTTTCAGCCACAATCAAGGCACAATGATTTTGCCGAATGGTCTCAAAAGAGCAAATACCCGGGAAAAAGTTTTTAATGGGGTTACTATATCCTGCAAAATAGTGTGGTTTCATACCTGAAACAACCACAAATATCTCGGCGACCATTGCCTTTTTATTTACAAAAACCTCTGTTTTTCGTTTGGTCGTTCCGACATATTCAAATTCATCATCCTGGGTGGAATTATTTATGGATAGGTCAAAATTTAATGGATGGTCTTTAACAATATCTTTAATAATTTGACCAAGAGCAAAATTATATTCAGGTTTATGCGTTCCAGTGGCAATAATAAATTGGACAAAATCTGCCTTTGTCAACCTTTTACATAATGGATGAAGTATTTCTTCTCGGGGTTGTATCCGGGTACTATCATCAAGGATAACACACACCTTTTTCTCTTCAACGATATCTTCTAATTTTGGGGTTGACTCTCCTAATGCCTGGTGTTACTGCCAACTTTATTTGTCCACAAAAATGGGGGTTTTGTCTCATGATATTTGTCTCTGAGAATTCCCTTTGTAAGCATATATAAATCCATAGATAAAAAATGACTGCGAAGAAGCTAAGAGGTAACTTTTGAGCTAATTTGAGAGCTCAAAAGTTACCTTGCACTTACATCTATTCTCAGGGACAAATATCATGAGATAACTATGGACAAATATTGTTAGCCGCAACACCTGGT includes:
- a CDS encoding LysR substrate-binding domain-containing protein is translated as MELGSTGAIKQAVMANQGVSIVNQQSVRNELNSKLLIEVPIENFELYKEFYLILHRRKTKSRSLEVFLQFLKQY